DNA from Aggregatimonas sangjinii:
TACCTGCAACTCCTTTAATTATAGTAATTTTGGGATTTTAAAGTCAACCACAAAACCCATGAACCCATCAGCATCCGGCTGGATCAACAAATACGGTTCCCTTGTCAAGGATAACATCAGCGCCTATGAGGATTTTGGTGCGCTTTACGACGGGATGAAGAAAATAGGTTTTGTGTACGGTATCAACACCCAAATACCCGAATTCATAGTCCCGGAGCATACCCTTACCGAGGACGAAAATGCCAAAATAAATCTACTGACCTCACTTTATTTTACGTTTACCATCGAAACCGGGGAAACCGATTTTGCCATTTTTTTGAATAGGATATTCAGGTTTTACATGGATTTGAGGGTAAACCAAGAGTCTTTATGGGCAAAACTTCTCTCTGGCACGAGTACGGCCGCAAAACTTGAAAAACTAGTCGATTCAAGAGTATACCTAGAAGATAATGTAATTAGTAAAACCTTTAACAGCATCATTACCAATTCGTTGCTGTTCATTGACATTCTATTATTCAAAAGATACCTAAACCAGCCTGAAGAAATTCGGAAACACGGGCAACAACTGGAGTATATTGCCATTAACGTTACATATCACGCTTTAAGTTCAAAGGAGAAAAATCAGAGCGATAAACGTCTTGAACAGCTCTTTGAGGCCTCTTTGACCTTTATCGACGCTACCAAGGAAAATTTTGATGGTTCATATCGGAAAAAAGTCCTCGAAAACCATTTGGTCTGGGAAAACCACTATTTTTTAGATATGGCGTGCCTCACTGTTTGGGAAGATAAATCGTTGGATTACCAGGAATCGGAATATATTTATGGAATAGGAAAAGATCTGGGATTCTCCGAAAAGGAAATAGGTCGTTCCCTCGAGGAAATCACCTCCTTTTTTGCGAAAAATTCGGCAGTTATTCCATTTTTGAAAGGCAAAAATCTAGCAATCCAGTTTTATGATAGCATGGCCAAAGTGGTTAATAAGCTCATCTTAAGAAATAGCAAACGACTACAGAAAGAACTTTCCGAGAGCAAAGAACTGGTCTACCTTATTTCAAAATCGGCTACTAAAGACCTTACTTCCGAAGAGCGAAAAAAAATTCAAAATCAGTTGATAGACATTTTTAAAAGTATTCCCTCTTTGGCTATTTTTATTCTCCCAGGAGGAGCCGTAATGCTCCCTATTTTCATTAAATTGATTCCGAAGCTATTGCCGTCCTCATTTGACGAAAACAGAGTTGAAAAGGAGTGATTTTTTTGTAAAAAATGATGTATAAGGAAAATCTATTACTACTATTAAACATCATTCAATCAGCTATTTAATTCAATTTATTCCAACCATAACTTAAAGTCCTTTACTCGTTCCCTGCTTACTATGATTTCTTGATCTGAAAATCGATTTAGCTTGATTTGAAGCCTCGAATTCGTATAGGAAACGATGTCTTTTATATGGTTGATGTTCACATAGAATTTTCTGCTCACCCGAAAGAAAATTTTGGGTTGCAGTTCATTTTCCAAATTCTCCAAAGTGGTTTCCAAGAGGTAATTTCTCCCATCGGCAGTTGCGGCATAGGTGCCTTTGTTCTCACTAAAAAAACATTCTACCTCATCGGCATTGATGATTTTGAGGTGTTGCCCTACCCTTGCGGTGAATCGTTTTTTGTATTCCCGTTCCATAGGATTCACCAATAACTTCTTGATGTCGTCAAAATCTAAACTCAATTTTTGGGATGTTGGTCTTAGGTTTTTATATTTTTTTACCGCGGTGGCCAAATCCTCATCGTCTATAGGCTTTAATAAATAGTCGATACTATTCAATTTAAAGGCCTGAAGCGCGTATTCGTCATAGGCCGTGGTGAAAATAATAGCACTTTGCACCTCAACAGCCTCGAAAATTTCGAAAGAGAGCCCGTCCGACAACTGAATATCTAGAAATATGAGGTCCGGATGATCATTATTTCGAAACCATTCGACAGCCTCACTTACCGAATGCAACATGGTGGATACGGTAACATCCAATTCTTCCAAAAGTCTGGACAGTCTCCTTGCGGCTGGTTTTTCATCTTCTATTATCAGTACATTCATGTGTAGTCGCTATTTATCTGGTTAAGGTTTACTTGTTATTCTTATCCCTTTTGGATCGGTAATTCAATTACATTGTATAATAGTCTTGGTCAGTCAGGACAGGCCGGAACATATATGTTTCTGTTGTGTAACATGCCTTATTGGGTTCGGCGTTCCTCTTCCTCCATAAATTTCTTCAATTGTCGTTCTTCCCAGCTCTTACCGAATAAGGGTTTGCTAAAGACCGTAATACCGTGTATAGCGAGAATGACACCCCAAACGATGGCGGTCCCATAAACGTTCCAATCGATCCACTCTAAAAATTCGGGGTTTCCCAACGCCCTTTTACTCAACAGTATAAACGTGAATTCATGGCGTAATAGAAAAAGGATTATCGTAACGACCACATAAATCGTAGCGTGGTTGTAAAATTTCCTGATACGGGCCACACGTTTTTTTGCCCGTTCATATTTTGTCAATCGCTCGGTTTTCGATTTCATAATTCTTTCTCCAAAAGT
Protein-coding regions in this window:
- a CDS encoding LETM1-related biofilm-associated protein, giving the protein MNPSASGWINKYGSLVKDNISAYEDFGALYDGMKKIGFVYGINTQIPEFIVPEHTLTEDENAKINLLTSLYFTFTIETGETDFAIFLNRIFRFYMDLRVNQESLWAKLLSGTSTAAKLEKLVDSRVYLEDNVISKTFNSIITNSLLFIDILLFKRYLNQPEEIRKHGQQLEYIAINVTYHALSSKEKNQSDKRLEQLFEASLTFIDATKENFDGSYRKKVLENHLVWENHYFLDMACLTVWEDKSLDYQESEYIYGIGKDLGFSEKEIGRSLEEITSFFAKNSAVIPFLKGKNLAIQFYDSMAKVVNKLILRNSKRLQKELSESKELVYLISKSATKDLTSEERKKIQNQLIDIFKSIPSLAIFILPGGAVMLPIFIKLIPKLLPSSFDENRVEKE
- a CDS encoding LytR/AlgR family response regulator transcription factor, with product MNVLIIEDEKPAARRLSRLLEELDVTVSTMLHSVSEAVEWFRNNDHPDLIFLDIQLSDGLSFEIFEAVEVQSAIIFTTAYDEYALQAFKLNSIDYLLKPIDDEDLATAVKKYKNLRPTSQKLSLDFDDIKKLLVNPMEREYKKRFTARVGQHLKIINADEVECFFSENKGTYAATADGRNYLLETTLENLENELQPKIFFRVSRKFYVNINHIKDIVSYTNSRLQIKLNRFSDQEIIVSRERVKDFKLWLE
- a CDS encoding 2TM domain-containing protein — encoded protein: MKSKTERLTKYERAKKRVARIRKFYNHATIYVVVTIILFLLRHEFTFILLSKRALGNPEFLEWIDWNVYGTAIVWGVILAIHGITVFSKPLFGKSWEERQLKKFMEEEERRTQ